In the Methanobacterium spitsbergense genome, one interval contains:
- a CDS encoding Ig-like domain-containing protein produces MVFAVLITLLGVIFALGMGNVSAAPGDTIYVNGNSTLGNDDWNGESATYQSGIIGPKYSIKNATGTVNTNGQIYIAHEQYKGINNTQITIDKNMTINGESQTDTIINGTGTNWIFHINPGINFTINNLTLTNATTTNNGGAIYNYGTLTVNNSTFTSNTATDSGGAICNDYGGTLTVNNSTFTSNSAAYYGGTISNDGTLTVNNSTFTSNSATYYGGAIYNSYGTVTVNNSTFTSNSATYFGGAIINHDGSVTVNGSTFTSNTATNGGAIFNDIQRSVTVNGSTFTSNTANSGGAIYNHFGTLNVSFCRIVGNTPNDIYSSGGSCDVDYNWWGSNFVGSDPVSAGRVSGASVSKWLVLTTTSDPNTINTGETSNITADLLHDQDGVYQNPTGGHVPDGIVVNFASDALGTVNPLTGTMINGEASSIFTAGLNPGISTITSTVDAETVNTDVTINENVPPVVTNTDPVNNAVNVALNKVIGIVFDRNIQLGMNPWIELYETGTGNTKTFSTNILDNVLSITPSSILALGTQYSVILHSNSITNLAGIGLTAPYTTRFTTEAAPVVTSTSPLYNAFNVALNKVIQITFDKAIQLGTNPWIELKTSNSGTIVPYTTNIIGNVLSITPNSLLNAGTKYTVILHSNSITDMQGNGLNTPYTTIFTTTLPPVVTSTSPMNNEVNVAVNKVIQINFSKAIQLGTNSWIELKNQYGQIKPYTTSINGNTLNITANAAFARGTTYTVILHSNSVTSTGGAGLTTPYTTKFTTTTT; encoded by the coding sequence ATGGTTTTTGCAGTTTTAATAACATTATTAGGGGTTATTTTTGCTTTGGGTATGGGTAATGTTTCAGCTGCTCCGGGAGATACTATTTATGTTAATGGAAATAGTACTCTGGGAAATGATGATTGGAATGGTGAATCTGCAACATATCAATCAGGTATAATCGGCCCGAAATATTCAATAAAAAACGCAACAGGAACAGTAAACACCAACGGACAAATATACATAGCCCATGAACAATACAAAGGAATAAACAACACACAAATCACCATTGATAAAAACATGACAATTAATGGAGAAAGTCAAACAGACACCATAATAAACGGAACCGGCACCAACTGGATATTCCATATAAACCCTGGAATAAACTTTACAATCAACAACCTAACACTAACCAACGCAACCACAACTAATAATGGTGGTGCTATCTACAATTATGGTACTTTGACAGTAAACAACAGTACTTTCACCAGTAACACCGCAACTGATTCTGGTGGTGCTATCTGCAATGATTATGGTGGTACTTTGACTGTAAATAACAGTACTTTCACCAGTAACTCTGCAGCTTATTATGGTGGTACTATCTCCAATGATGGTACTTTGACTGTAAATAACAGTACTTTCACCAGTAACTCTGCAACTTATTATGGTGGTGCTATCTACAATTCTTATGGTACTGTGACTGTAAACAACAGTACTTTCACCAGTAACTCTGCAACTTATTTTGGTGGTGCTATCATCAATCATGATGGTAGTGTGACTGTTAATGGCAGTACTTTTACCAGTAACACCGCAACTAATGGTGGTGCTATCTTCAACGATATCCAGCGTAGCGTGACTGTTAATGGCAGTACTTTCACCAGTAACACTGCAAATTCGGGTGGTGCTATATACAATCATTTTGGTACTTTGAATGTGAGTTTCTGTCGGATTGTAGGAAATACTCCAAATGATATATATTCTAGTGGAGGTTCTTGTGATGTTGATTATAATTGGTGGGGGTCTAATTTTGTGGGATCCGATCCAGTTTCTGCAGGAAGAGTATCTGGGGCCTCTGTTTCTAAGTGGTTAGTTTTAACTACTACATCGGATCCGAATACCATTAATACTGGTGAAACATCAAATATCACAGCTGATCTGTTACATGATCAAGATGGTGTTTACCAAAACCCTACGGGTGGTCATGTTCCTGATGGAATTGTTGTTAACTTCGCAAGTGATGCATTAGGCACAGTTAATCCATTAACCGGTACTATGATTAATGGTGAAGCATCATCCATATTTACAGCAGGTTTAAATCCGGGAATATCTACAATAACATCAACGGTTGATGCAGAAACTGTAAATACAGATGTTACAATTAATGAAAATGTGCCTCCAGTTGTTACAAATACAGATCCGGTGAACAATGCAGTTAATGTCGCTTTGAATAAGGTTATAGGGATAGTATTTGACAGAAACATACAACTCGGAATGAACCCTTGGATAGAACTCTATGAAACAGGAACAGGAAACACCAAAACATTCTCAACAAACATATTAGACAATGTATTATCCATAACACCATCCTCAATACTAGCACTAGGAACACAATATTCTGTTATCCTACACTCCAACAGTATCACAAATCTAGCTGGAATTGGATTAACAGCCCCTTATACAACACGATTCACAACAGAGGCTGCACCAGTTGTTACCAGTACAAGTCCACTTTACAATGCATTTAACGTCGCATTAAATAAGGTGATACAGATAACCTTTGATAAAGCCATACAACTCGGAACCAATCCATGGATCGAACTCAAAACAAGCAACAGTGGAACAATAGTACCATACACAACAAACATAATAGGAAATGTACTATCAATAACACCTAACTCACTCTTAAATGCAGGAACTAAATACACAGTCATCCTACACTCCAACAGCATAACAGACATGCAAGGAAATGGTTTAAACACACCGTACACAACCATATTCACAACAACCTTACCACCAGTCGTAACAAGCACAAGTCCAATGAACAACGAAGTTAATGTGGCTGTAAATAAGGTGATACAAATCAACTTCAGCAAAGCCATCCAACTCGGAACTAACTCATGGATAGAACTCAAAAATCAATACGGACAAATAAAACCATACACAACCAGTATAAACGGTAACACACTGAATATAACAGCCAACGCAGCATTTGCAAGAGGAACAACCTACACAGTCATACTACATTCAAACAGCGTTACAAGCACAGGCGGAGCAGGACTAACAACACCATACACAACAAAATTCACAACAACCACAACATAA
- a CDS encoding glutamate synthase-related protein encodes MVESRKIRINVVDSEENRSRCYCRLCPSYPHDCEGEILFCGKKASKCEINAKGCLCSKCPIYSENKLKGNYYCDKVETGTSKILMRKQKANEDSHFYNKIVDIKDQSLNGQNIVVAMGSRKKQLFSLDELFFVPAQVNKIPLNIEEPVNTTLTLGPNAKKPLKVSSPIMISGMSFGAVSKNVKIIIAEAAEKLKIAYNSGEGGIIDENRTTNLDYKIVQYSTGRYGVDEDILKSAAAIEIRFGQGAYPGKGSYLPAEKITPEVARMRGLKKGESSYSPAHHSDMTDVDAIKDKVKWLRELTNGVPIGAKIGCGDVEADVEVLAEVGMDFIALDGFGGGTGATNLYVRDNVGMPVFVAIPLAFKTLDDLGVKDKTTLIAGGGLRSSADFAKCLALGADAVYIGTTALIAINCQQYRVCYSGLCPTGIATQNPELIKQLDIGEGISKLTNFIQLSTEEIANLTRIVGKNDTNLLSKEDIRSESPDMAKLTNIRWMNGQYLN; translated from the coding sequence ATGGTGGAATCAAGGAAGATACGGATTAATGTTGTAGATTCTGAGGAGAATAGGAGTAGGTGTTATTGTAGATTATGTCCTAGCTATCCTCATGATTGTGAAGGTGAAATTTTATTTTGTGGTAAAAAAGCTAGTAAATGTGAAATTAATGCCAAAGGATGTCTCTGTAGCAAATGCCCAATATATTCTGAAAACAAATTGAAAGGAAACTACTACTGTGACAAAGTTGAAACCGGTACAAGTAAAATCCTAATGCGAAAACAAAAGGCAAATGAAGACTCCCATTTCTATAACAAAATTGTAGATATAAAAGATCAAAGCCTCAACGGCCAAAATATAGTAGTGGCAATGGGTTCAAGGAAGAAACAATTGTTTTCACTCGATGAACTATTTTTTGTGCCAGCTCAAGTAAATAAAATACCTTTAAACATTGAAGAACCAGTTAACACTACTTTAACATTAGGTCCAAATGCTAAAAAACCATTAAAAGTTTCATCACCCATTATGATATCGGGAATGAGTTTTGGTGCTGTTTCCAAAAATGTGAAAATAATAATAGCTGAAGCTGCAGAAAAACTAAAAATCGCATACAATTCAGGTGAAGGCGGAATAATAGACGAAAACAGAACAACTAACTTAGATTACAAAATAGTACAATACTCAACTGGCAGATACGGAGTAGATGAAGACATACTTAAATCTGCAGCAGCAATTGAAATCAGATTTGGACAAGGAGCATACCCGGGTAAAGGAAGTTATTTGCCCGCAGAAAAGATTACACCTGAAGTTGCAAGAATGAGAGGTCTTAAAAAGGGTGAATCATCTTATTCACCTGCACATCACTCGGATATGACAGATGTTGATGCTATAAAAGATAAGGTAAAATGGCTTCGTGAACTTACAAATGGTGTCCCGATTGGTGCTAAAATCGGATGTGGAGATGTAGAAGCAGATGTTGAAGTTTTAGCTGAAGTGGGTATGGATTTCATAGCCCTTGATGGTTTTGGTGGAGGAACTGGAGCTACTAATTTATATGTACGTGATAATGTTGGTATGCCTGTCTTTGTGGCTATTCCACTTGCATTTAAAACACTTGATGATCTAGGTGTTAAAGATAAAACAACTTTAATAGCTGGTGGAGGTCTGCGTAGCTCTGCTGATTTTGCTAAATGTTTAGCTTTAGGTGCTGATGCAGTTTATATCGGTACCACAGCTTTGATAGCAATTAATTGTCAGCAGTATAGAGTATGTTACTCCGGTCTTTGTCCAACTGGTATTGCTACACAAAATCCAGAACTAATCAAACAACTGGATATTGGCGAAGGAATTTCAAAGTTGACTAATTTTATACAATTATCAACGGAAGAAATTGCTAACCTAACTCGTATCGTAGGAAAAAACGATACAAATTTACTTTCTAAGGAAGATATTCGCTCTGAAAGTCCAGATATGGCCAAACTCACAAATATTCGCTGGATGAACGGACAATATCTTAACTAA
- a CDS encoding DUF1622 domain-containing protein, whose product MIITWVPIAFSVVGSIIIIYGGILATIKTLVSEIRRKHFYYAEIRFNFTSKIALGLEFFIAGDLIKTITEPTFSQITTLAVIVGIRTVIGYFMDKESKELKKEIQKNGL is encoded by the coding sequence TTGATAATTACATGGGTTCCAATAGCGTTTTCAGTAGTAGGTTCGATTATAATCATTTATGGTGGCATATTAGCAACAATCAAAACTTTAGTATCTGAAATAAGAAGAAAACATTTTTATTATGCTGAGATTCGATTTAATTTCACTTCCAAAATTGCGCTTGGATTGGAATTTTTTATAGCGGGTGACCTTATAAAAACCATCACCGAACCAACATTCTCTCAAATCACCACACTAGCCGTAATTGTAGGTATACGTACAGTAATAGGATATTTCATGGACAAAGAATCAAAAGAACTCAAAAAAGAAATTCAAAAAAATGGATTATAA
- a CDS encoding histidine kinase dimerization/phosphoacceptor domain -containing protein → MVDVMVDGSDLIERFRYFPELSSILIVVAGLLVLLGWAFDISILKSPGIGGSTIKTNVAVALIFFGVSLWLLQKKRTTRNMRSIAQISAIIVTLIGILTLIEYLFAINLGIDQILFKELPGALYASSPNRMALDVAVAFILIGPSLLFLSRNTPKTVNWSQIIALITVFVVALPLIGFLYGAPQLYYIPNFTGVAIYAVLLLLWASLSILFARPDQGFVSNLTSNQLGSYFTQRILPILIIFTIIIGFITYLGVKAGLYDPSFGLSILILSTLIIYTIIFLWFAITLNKTDFERDKAEEQLKENLDNLEITVKKRTNELTNANVLLKEEIKERENMEKEIKTSLEEKEMLLKEIHHRVKNNLMIISSLLNLQSGYIKDKESQVIFKESQNRARSMALIHERLYQSTDLKRIDFGDYITSLANELFHTYEAKPCLIKLNINVEDVLLDINTAIPLGLIVNELITNSLTHAFPEGKRGKINVKFHPKDDHYEFTVKDNGIGFPKDIDFQNTDSLGLQLINSLTDQIDGNIKLDRTTGTEFKITFKELDYNKG, encoded by the coding sequence TTGGTAGATGTAATGGTGGATGGCTCTGATTTGATTGAACGGTTTAGATATTTTCCTGAATTATCCAGTATTTTAATAGTAGTGGCTGGCTTGCTGGTTCTTTTGGGTTGGGCTTTTGATATTTCCATCCTGAAAAGCCCTGGCATAGGGGGTTCCACCATAAAAACTAATGTCGCGGTGGCCTTGATTTTCTTTGGGGTTTCGCTGTGGTTATTGCAAAAAAAGAGAACCACGAGGAATATGCGCAGCATAGCTCAGATAAGTGCTATTATAGTAACATTGATAGGAATTCTAACCCTGATTGAATATTTATTTGCCATAAATTTGGGTATTGATCAAATACTGTTTAAAGAGCTTCCTGGTGCATTATACGCATCCAGTCCTAATAGGATGGCATTAGATGTTGCTGTTGCTTTTATTCTTATAGGTCCTTCTCTGCTATTTTTGAGTAGAAATACACCAAAAACTGTTAACTGGTCTCAAATTATTGCACTTATCACCGTTTTTGTTGTGGCTTTACCGTTAATAGGATTTCTTTATGGTGCTCCTCAATTATATTACATTCCTAATTTCACGGGAGTGGCCATTTATGCTGTGTTATTATTGTTATGGGCAAGTTTAAGCATTTTATTTGCACGGCCTGATCAAGGATTTGTTTCTAATTTAACTAGTAATCAACTTGGTTCATATTTCACTCAACGTATTCTTCCAATTCTAATAATTTTTACAATTATTATAGGATTTATCACATATTTAGGTGTTAAAGCCGGATTATACGATCCCTCATTTGGACTTTCAATACTTATTTTATCTACATTAATAATCTACACCATAATATTCTTGTGGTTTGCCATTACATTAAATAAAACAGATTTTGAACGTGATAAGGCCGAAGAACAACTGAAAGAAAATTTGGATAATCTTGAGATAACAGTAAAAAAACGAACAAATGAGTTAACTAATGCTAATGTCCTACTAAAAGAGGAAATTAAAGAACGTGAAAACATGGAAAAGGAGATAAAAACCTCTCTTGAAGAAAAAGAAATGCTCCTCAAGGAAATCCATCACAGAGTCAAAAATAATTTGATGATCATAAGCAGCCTATTGAATCTGCAGTCAGGTTATATTAAAGATAAAGAATCTCAAGTTATTTTCAAGGAAAGTCAAAACCGTGCACGGTCCATGGCACTTATACATGAACGATTGTACCAATCAACTGATCTTAAAAGGATAGATTTTGGTGACTACATCACTTCACTAGCCAATGAACTTTTCCATACCTACGAGGCTAAACCCTGTCTTATAAAACTAAATATTAATGTTGAAGATGTTCTTCTGGATATAAACACAGCAATACCCTTAGGATTAATAGTAAATGAACTCATCACCAACAGTCTAACACACGCTTTTCCAGAGGGCAAAAGAGGAAAAATCAATGTTAAATTCCATCCCAAAGACGATCACTACGAATTCACAGTAAAAGATAACGGAATAGGATTCCCCAAAGATATAGACTTCCAGAACACAGATTCACTAGGTTTACAATTAATAAACAGTTTAACCGACCAAATAGATGGTAACATAAAACTAGACCGAACCACTGGAACAGAATTTAAAATCACTTTCAAAGAATTAGACTATAATAAAGGTTAA
- a CDS encoding cupin domain-containing protein, giving the protein MKISKIADIKCSPNPHGVDARKIYDTENAVVVHMTIKPGESLKKHSTPVDVFFYVLEGEGIVEIGDEKEKVNKDSLIESPAKTPHTWYNKGQNDLRILIVKVPRPNKSTKIV; this is encoded by the coding sequence ATGAAAATATCTAAAATTGCAGACATTAAATGCTCTCCTAACCCTCACGGAGTGGATGCACGTAAAATATATGATACAGAAAATGCTGTTGTCGTTCACATGACCATTAAACCTGGAGAATCCTTAAAAAAACATAGCACCCCTGTTGATGTGTTTTTCTATGTTCTGGAGGGTGAGGGTATAGTTGAAATTGGAGATGAAAAAGAAAAGGTAAATAAAGATTCTCTGATTGAAAGTCCTGCCAAAACCCCTCATACATGGTACAATAAAGGACAAAACGATCTGAGAATATTAATAGTCAAAGTTCCAAGACCCAATAAATCTACAAAAATCGTATAA
- a CDS encoding PAS domain S-box protein has product MADVKILLVEDENIEAMDIKRTLEFFGYEVPYVASSGEEAVEKALEIMPDLILIDVVLIGDSDGIDVASKIKEHNMPVIFITAHSEESTIERAKHTEPYGIIIKPYNRIELKYAIELALYKSQMENELKESEYNLRLILNSTAEGIFGIDLEGLCTFCNTSSLNILGYDNPNELIGKNIHDLIHQYETSILGFKTGKHVHMADEEFMMADGTIFSAEYWSYPQIKDHEIIGAVVTFKDITERKQAENELLESEDFLKNIVENIPNMIFIKSADKLNFEMVNKAGEELMGYSREELIGKTDYDFFPKNEADFFTQKDREVLQNKKLLDIPEETIENKNLGQRILHTKKIPIFNKEGNPQYLLGVSEDITERKNAEKALINSEKRYRTLYSSMTEGLAFHKLIYDDSYDPVDYEIVDVNSAYEEILGISRKEILGKKASAIYGTDKAPYLEIYYEVAQKGNPTHFETYFEPMDKHFSISVFSPSIGTFATIFEDITERKIAEEQLKKSLAEKEVLLREIHHRVKNNLQIIASLLHLQEGCIDKKDMVVDVLKESQGRVKSMAMVHEKLYQSPNLTEINFKQYIEKLVYDILCTYGIKIGTIKVQLDIEDTNLNIDTAIPLGLVINELITNSVKHAFPKSEGTITIKLKSQPENMAITIADDGIGLPKDIKLENPEKLGLQLVQSLVNQLDGDLKLNTDNGTEFKITFKELKYKKRI; this is encoded by the coding sequence ATGGCAGATGTTAAAATTCTATTAGTAGAAGATGAGAACATAGAAGCCATGGATATTAAGCGTACATTAGAATTTTTTGGTTATGAGGTTCCTTATGTCGCTTCTAGTGGCGAAGAAGCTGTAGAGAAAGCTTTAGAAATAATGCCCGATCTTATTTTGATTGATGTGGTTCTTATCGGAGATAGTGATGGTATTGATGTTGCTTCTAAGATTAAAGAGCATAATATGCCTGTTATATTTATAACTGCTCATTCTGAAGAGTCTACAATCGAAAGAGCCAAACACACAGAACCCTATGGAATTATAATTAAACCCTACAATCGTATAGAACTTAAATATGCTATAGAACTTGCACTTTACAAAAGCCAGATGGAAAATGAATTGAAAGAAAGTGAATACAATCTTCGCCTTATACTTAATTCGACGGCTGAAGGTATTTTTGGGATCGATCTTGAGGGTCTCTGCACATTTTGCAATACTTCTTCTCTTAACATTTTGGGGTATGATAACCCCAATGAATTAATTGGTAAGAATATACATGACCTGATCCATCAATACGAAACTTCTATTTTAGGCTTTAAAACTGGAAAACATGTTCATATGGCAGATGAAGAGTTTATGATGGCTGATGGGACGATTTTTAGTGCGGAGTACTGGTCTTATCCCCAAATCAAAGACCATGAAATTATTGGGGCAGTGGTCACATTCAAGGACATCACCGAAAGGAAACAAGCTGAAAATGAACTTCTTGAGAGTGAAGATTTTCTGAAAAATATTGTTGAAAATATTCCGAACATGATTTTTATAAAAAGTGCTGACAAACTTAATTTTGAAATGGTTAACAAAGCAGGGGAAGAATTAATGGGTTATTCTAGAGAGGAATTGATTGGTAAAACTGACTATGATTTTTTCCCAAAAAATGAAGCGGATTTTTTCACACAAAAAGATAGAGAAGTCCTTCAAAACAAGAAACTATTAGATATCCCCGAAGAAACTATTGAAAACAAGAATTTAGGTCAAAGAATATTACACACCAAGAAAATTCCTATTTTTAACAAGGAAGGGAATCCCCAATACCTCCTAGGTGTATCAGAAGACATCACGGAGCGTAAAAATGCTGAAAAAGCACTTATAAATAGTGAAAAACGATACAGAACACTTTATTCCTCTATGACTGAAGGTTTGGCTTTCCATAAATTAATTTATGATGATAGTTACGATCCTGTAGATTACGAAATTGTTGATGTGAACAGTGCATATGAAGAAATTCTTGGAATTAGCAGGAAAGAAATTCTGGGGAAAAAAGCTTCGGCGATTTATGGCACTGATAAAGCACCCTACCTAGAAATTTACTACGAAGTGGCTCAAAAAGGGAATCCAACCCACTTTGAAACCTACTTTGAACCAATGGATAAACACTTTAGTATATCCGTTTTTTCACCATCAATAGGAACATTTGCAACAATATTTGAAGATATTACAGAACGTAAAATAGCAGAAGAACAATTAAAAAAATCTTTAGCTGAAAAAGAAGTCCTTCTACGTGAGATCCATCATCGGGTCAAAAACAATCTCCAGATAATCGCTAGTTTACTCCACCTACAAGAAGGTTGTATAGATAAGAAAGACATGGTAGTGGATGTTTTAAAGGAAAGTCAAGGTCGGGTGAAAAGCATGGCTATGGTTCACGAGAAACTCTACCAATCACCCAATTTAACCGAAATCAATTTCAAGCAATACATTGAAAAACTCGTGTACGACATATTATGCACTTACGGAATAAAAATAGGAACTATCAAAGTCCAATTGGATATTGAAGATACTAATCTCAACATTGACACAGCCATACCCCTAGGACTCGTCATCAACGAACTAATAACCAACAGCGTTAAACATGCCTTCCCTAAATCCGAAGGAACCATAACCATCAAACTCAAATCTCAACCTGAAAACATGGCGATCACAATAGCTGATGATGGAATAGGACTACCAAAAGACATCAAACTAGAAAATCCCGAAAAGCTCGGCCTGCAACTAGTACAAAGTCTTGTAAACCAGTTGGACGGAGATTTAAAACTTAATACTGATAACGGTACCGAATTTAAAATCACATTTAAAGAATTAAAATATAAAAAAAGGATTTAA
- a CDS encoding 4Fe-4S binding protein, translating to MKKHKIRLRIYILIALVLTLPILLNVYSPILMVWGISNGIITASVIIFAAWFILSLFMGRSLSCGYTCPYGALQEILGFHVLKKKPKSEKANKIRYFVFVIFLLLVSFLIFNLGVAKNIDLFASNGNLQLVILITISIITISLLSILFGSRAFCRYLCPQGVFLTIGSKIGRKIRIPSLQLKSTHINCSNCKLCDKSCPMGLDVNQMVSNSTMNDLNCILCGECIDQCPKDAINYSFTAKD from the coding sequence ATGAAAAAACATAAAATACGTTTACGAATCTATATTTTAATAGCCTTAGTACTAACTTTGCCAATATTATTAAATGTATATTCACCCATCTTAATGGTTTGGGGAATTAGTAATGGTATTATCACAGCGAGCGTTATTATTTTTGCAGCATGGTTCATTCTATCGCTATTTATGGGCAGATCATTATCATGTGGCTACACTTGCCCATATGGGGCGTTACAAGAAATTTTAGGATTTCATGTTTTAAAAAAGAAGCCTAAATCTGAAAAAGCAAATAAAATAAGATATTTTGTATTTGTAATATTCCTTCTATTGGTTTCATTTTTAATTTTTAATTTGGGAGTAGCAAAAAACATTGATTTGTTTGCTTCAAATGGCAATTTACAATTGGTTATTCTCATAACTATTTCAATAATTACCATTAGCTTATTATCAATACTATTTGGAAGTAGAGCATTTTGTAGATATCTATGTCCTCAAGGTGTGTTTTTAACAATAGGATCCAAAATTGGTAGAAAAATTAGAATACCCTCCTTACAATTAAAATCAACCCACATTAACTGTTCGAACTGTAAATTATGTGATAAATCATGTCCAATGGGTTTAGATGTTAACCAGATGGTTAGTAACAGTACTATGAATGACTTAAATTGCATATTGTGTGGTGAATGTATAGATCAATGCCCTAAAGATGCAATTAATTATTCATTCACAGCTAAAGATTAA
- a CDS encoding STAS/SEC14 domain-containing protein gives MITKMSESKGNILGFKMIGDISKEDYKILVPEVQALVDKEGSISLLMDITQFKWEDIDAWGADFNFGRTYRKKINKMAVVGDKTWEKCITNLAEPFYSIEAKFFNPDDIKDAWKWLKE, from the coding sequence ATGATTACAAAAATGAGTGAAAGTAAAGGAAATATATTGGGATTCAAAATGATAGGAGATATTTCTAAAGAAGATTATAAAATATTGGTACCCGAAGTGCAAGCTCTTGTAGACAAAGAAGGATCAATCTCCCTACTTATGGATATAACACAATTCAAATGGGAAGATATAGATGCATGGGGGGCTGATTTTAACTTTGGCCGTACATACCGCAAGAAAATAAATAAAATGGCCGTCGTTGGGGATAAAACTTGGGAAAAGTGTATAACAAATCTTGCAGAACCTTTTTATTCCATAGAAGCAAAGTTTTTCAACCCAGATGATATAAAAGATGCATGGAAATGGTTAAAAGAGTAA
- a CDS encoding DUF2769 domain-containing protein: MGKIEFNMENWDKCICKNCPTQAESMCVKEKKMKAMEMMPKIKESKMMPKPEMVPGMYCANGKGVCEDVDFSKMCICNECDLWKEYNLANGQPMGYFCRDGEAK; encoded by the coding sequence ATGGGTAAAATTGAATTTAATATGGAAAATTGGGATAAGTGCATCTGCAAAAATTGTCCAACTCAGGCTGAAAGTATGTGTGTGAAAGAAAAAAAGATGAAAGCCATGGAAATGATGCCAAAAATAAAAGAAAGCAAAATGATGCCCAAACCCGAAATGGTTCCAGGAATGTATTGCGCAAATGGAAAAGGTGTATGCGAAGATGTTGATTTCAGTAAAATGTGCATATGTAACGAATGTGACCTTTGGAAAGAATACAACCTTGCAAACGGACAACCCATGGGATATTTCTGCAGAGACGGAGAAGCAAAATAG
- a CDS encoding methyltransferase domain-containing protein, whose amino-acid sequence MTSENVSNTMANIDEMMYSCGVEILHPGGLEKTFEMANDCKINKDSNVLDIGSGKGITAIHIAQKYGCNIIGVDMSSNMVEYAKQAVSKKKLSEKISFMNLDAQKLPFDDNSFDVVFAECSTVLMDKERAFREFIRVTKPGGYVADLEMSWQKVPDKKAVDKAFEIWGGFSTKTFDEWRDFYIKMGLTDIKINNFSDKMQNMEMLYIKTLGITGILKMSWYMLINKSLRRGMIEYNNFFKDSKDYIGYGYFVGRKE is encoded by the coding sequence ATGACTTCTGAAAACGTTTCAAACACTATGGCAAACATCGACGAGATGATGTATTCATGTGGAGTTGAAATACTTCATCCCGGCGGTTTGGAAAAAACCTTTGAAATGGCAAATGACTGCAAAATAAATAAAGATTCAAATGTTTTAGATATTGGGAGTGGAAAGGGAATTACAGCGATCCATATTGCACAGAAATATGGCTGCAATATTATCGGCGTGGATATGTCAAGCAACATGGTCGAGTACGCAAAACAAGCTGTTTCCAAAAAAAAGCTTTCGGAGAAAATAAGTTTTATGAACCTCGATGCGCAAAAACTCCCCTTTGATGATAATTCATTCGATGTAGTTTTCGCGGAATGCTCCACGGTTTTGATGGATAAAGAGAGAGCTTTCAGAGAATTTATAAGAGTTACAAAGCCAGGCGGGTATGTAGCCGACCTTGAGATGAGCTGGCAAAAGGTTCCTGATAAGAAGGCCGTTGATAAAGCATTTGAAATTTGGGGGGGATTTTCAACCAAGACCTTTGACGAGTGGCGTGACTTCTATATTAAGATGGGTTTAACTGACATAAAGATAAATAATTTTTCAGACAAAATGCAAAACATGGAGATGTTATATATCAAGACTCTTGGCATTACTGGCATTTTGAAAATGAGCTGGTACATGTTGATAAACAAAAGTTTAAGAAGAGGCATGATTGAGTATAACAATTTTTTTAAAGATAGCAAGGACTATATCGGTTATGGATATTTTGTAGGAAGGAAAGAATGA